In one window of Natator depressus isolate rNatDep1 chromosome 12, rNatDep2.hap1, whole genome shotgun sequence DNA:
- the CTU2 gene encoding cytoplasmic tRNA 2-thiolation protein 2 isoform X1: MCQAQEHYGGCGRPQGRPRVGCVQKCMKCKEASPVLVIRVGDAFCKACFREYFVHKFRAMLGKNRAIYPGEKVLLALSGGPASSSMLRQVQEGLSRETAKKLRFIPGIIYIDEGAVCGQSLAERAETLLQMETILQASGFPYHLAHLEEVFDLPSSILQRVPHNPAGPKNSYKEAVEGFIRQQRQEEGGGPSLPERQIQEKLAEFCMQDMPRMEGLATVQTEQLIQLFGSVKTLTAKEELLQTLRNHLILHTARAQGYSKVMMGDSCTRLAVKLLTNLSLGRGASLAMDTGFSDDRHGDVVVVRPMREYAAKEIAFYNHLFGVPTVFTPALDTKALEKASIHRVIERFLYGLQAEFPSTVSTVYRTGEKLSATPGDAGLAPGAAEPERCLLCSCALDTNVEDGSALQAVLVSEQLSQQRLPAASPAGRGCCQRAEEQRGCCMNTTAPGADARADFLPLLCYGCRLTIKDTTCLESLPLYVRSEAERRKRRAAMKLEIQEFLLEDEAVNPGES, translated from the exons ATGTGTCAGGCGCAGGAGCACTACGGGGGCTGCGGCCGGCCCCAAGGGCGGCCCCGCGTCGG CTGTGTGCAGAAGTGCATGAAGTGCAAGGAGGCGTCTCCCGTGTTAGTCATTCGTGTTGGAGATGCCTTTTGCAA GGCCTGTTTTAGGGAGTATTTTGTTCACAAGTTCCGTGCGATGCTTGGGAAGAATCGTGCCATTTACCCAGGAGAGAAG GTTCTTCTTGCGTTATCGGGCGGACCTGCATCCAGCTCAATGCTTCGACAAGTCCAAGAG GGGCTGAGTCGGGAGACAGCCAAGAAACTGCGCTTTATACCAGGCATCATCTACATCGACG AGGGAGCTGTGTGCGGACAAAGCCTGGCTGAGAGAGCGGAGACGCTGCTCCAGATGGAGACCATCCTGCAAGCCTCAGGGTTCCCATATCACCTGGCCCACCTAGAAGAG GTGTTTGACTTGCCCAGCTCCATCCTGCAGCGTGTGCCGCACAATCCCGCAGGCCCCAAGAACAGCTACAAGGAGGCGGTGGAGGGCTTCATCCGccagcagaggcaggaggagggcggaggcccctctctgcctgagagGCAGATCCAAGAGAAGCTTGCTGAGTTCTGCATGCAAGATATGCCCAGAATGGAGGGGCTGGCCACAGTCCAGACCGAGCAGCTGATCCAGCTCTTTGGGTCTGTGAAGACGTTGACGGCTAAAGAAGAGCTGCTGCAGACCCTGCG CAACCACCTGATCCTGCACACAGCCAGGGCCCAAGGGTACTCCAAGGTCATGATGGGAGACAGCTGCACCCGCCTGGCTGTCAAACTGTTGACCAACCTCTCTCTGGGGCGGGGAGCCTCCCTTGCCATGGACACG GGCTTCTCGGACGATCGCCATGGCGACGTGGTGGTGGTGCGGCCCATGAGGGAGTACGCGGCCAAGGAAATAGCCTTCTACAACCACCTGTTTGGCGTTCCCACGGTCTTCACTCCTGCCTTGGACACCAAG GCCCTGGAGAAGGCCAGCATCCACCGGGTGATCGAGCGCTTCCTCTACGGGCTGCAGGCAGAGTTCCCCTCGACCGTCAGCACCGTGTACCG GACGGGCGAGAAGCTGAGTGCGACCCCTGGAGATGCCGGCCTTGCCCCTGGTGCCGCTGAGCCTGAGCGCTGCCTCCTCTGTTCGTGCGCCCTGGACACTAATGTGG AGGACGGCTCTGCTTTGCAAGCAGTCCTGGTCTCGGAGCAGCTCTCCCAGCAGAGGCTGCCAGCTGCGTCGCCTGCCGGGCGAGGGTGCTGCCAGAGGGCAGAGGAGCAGAGAGGGTGCTGCATGAACACGACCGCTCCAGG GGCCGACGCCCGGGCCgacttcctgcccctgctctgctatGGCTGCAGACTGACCATCAAGGACACG ACCTGCCTGGAGAGCCTCCCGCTCTACGTCCGCTCAGAGGCAGAGCGCAGGAAACGCAG GGCCGCGATGAAGCTGGAAATCCAGGAGTTCTTGCTGGAAGATGAAGCTGTGAATCCGGGTGAGAGCTGA
- the CTU2 gene encoding cytoplasmic tRNA 2-thiolation protein 2 isoform X2, protein MKCKEASPVLVIRVGDAFCKACFREYFVHKFRAMLGKNRAIYPGEKVLLALSGGPASSSMLRQVQEGLSRETAKKLRFIPGIIYIDEGAVCGQSLAERAETLLQMETILQASGFPYHLAHLEEVFDLPSSILQRVPHNPAGPKNSYKEAVEGFIRQQRQEEGGGPSLPERQIQEKLAEFCMQDMPRMEGLATVQTEQLIQLFGSVKTLTAKEELLQTLRNHLILHTARAQGYSKVMMGDSCTRLAVKLLTNLSLGRGASLAMDTGFSDDRHGDVVVVRPMREYAAKEIAFYNHLFGVPTVFTPALDTKALEKASIHRVIERFLYGLQAEFPSTVSTVYRTGEKLSATPGDAGLAPGAAEPERCLLCSCALDTNVEDGSALQAVLVSEQLSQQRLPAASPAGRGCCQRAEEQRGCCMNTTAPGADARADFLPLLCYGCRLTIKDTTCLESLPLYVRSEAERRKRRAAMKLEIQEFLLEDEAVNPGES, encoded by the exons ATGAAGTGCAAGGAGGCGTCTCCCGTGTTAGTCATTCGTGTTGGAGATGCCTTTTGCAA GGCCTGTTTTAGGGAGTATTTTGTTCACAAGTTCCGTGCGATGCTTGGGAAGAATCGTGCCATTTACCCAGGAGAGAAG GTTCTTCTTGCGTTATCGGGCGGACCTGCATCCAGCTCAATGCTTCGACAAGTCCAAGAG GGGCTGAGTCGGGAGACAGCCAAGAAACTGCGCTTTATACCAGGCATCATCTACATCGACG AGGGAGCTGTGTGCGGACAAAGCCTGGCTGAGAGAGCGGAGACGCTGCTCCAGATGGAGACCATCCTGCAAGCCTCAGGGTTCCCATATCACCTGGCCCACCTAGAAGAG GTGTTTGACTTGCCCAGCTCCATCCTGCAGCGTGTGCCGCACAATCCCGCAGGCCCCAAGAACAGCTACAAGGAGGCGGTGGAGGGCTTCATCCGccagcagaggcaggaggagggcggaggcccctctctgcctgagagGCAGATCCAAGAGAAGCTTGCTGAGTTCTGCATGCAAGATATGCCCAGAATGGAGGGGCTGGCCACAGTCCAGACCGAGCAGCTGATCCAGCTCTTTGGGTCTGTGAAGACGTTGACGGCTAAAGAAGAGCTGCTGCAGACCCTGCG CAACCACCTGATCCTGCACACAGCCAGGGCCCAAGGGTACTCCAAGGTCATGATGGGAGACAGCTGCACCCGCCTGGCTGTCAAACTGTTGACCAACCTCTCTCTGGGGCGGGGAGCCTCCCTTGCCATGGACACG GGCTTCTCGGACGATCGCCATGGCGACGTGGTGGTGGTGCGGCCCATGAGGGAGTACGCGGCCAAGGAAATAGCCTTCTACAACCACCTGTTTGGCGTTCCCACGGTCTTCACTCCTGCCTTGGACACCAAG GCCCTGGAGAAGGCCAGCATCCACCGGGTGATCGAGCGCTTCCTCTACGGGCTGCAGGCAGAGTTCCCCTCGACCGTCAGCACCGTGTACCG GACGGGCGAGAAGCTGAGTGCGACCCCTGGAGATGCCGGCCTTGCCCCTGGTGCCGCTGAGCCTGAGCGCTGCCTCCTCTGTTCGTGCGCCCTGGACACTAATGTGG AGGACGGCTCTGCTTTGCAAGCAGTCCTGGTCTCGGAGCAGCTCTCCCAGCAGAGGCTGCCAGCTGCGTCGCCTGCCGGGCGAGGGTGCTGCCAGAGGGCAGAGGAGCAGAGAGGGTGCTGCATGAACACGACCGCTCCAGG GGCCGACGCCCGGGCCgacttcctgcccctgctctgctatGGCTGCAGACTGACCATCAAGGACACG ACCTGCCTGGAGAGCCTCCCGCTCTACGTCCGCTCAGAGGCAGAGCGCAGGAAACGCAG GGCCGCGATGAAGCTGGAAATCCAGGAGTTCTTGCTGGAAGATGAAGCTGTGAATCCGGGTGAGAGCTGA
- the CTU2 gene encoding cytoplasmic tRNA 2-thiolation protein 2 isoform X3 — MLGKNRAIYPGEKVLLALSGGPASSSMLRQVQEGLSRETAKKLRFIPGIIYIDEGAVCGQSLAERAETLLQMETILQASGFPYHLAHLEEVFDLPSSILQRVPHNPAGPKNSYKEAVEGFIRQQRQEEGGGPSLPERQIQEKLAEFCMQDMPRMEGLATVQTEQLIQLFGSVKTLTAKEELLQTLRNHLILHTARAQGYSKVMMGDSCTRLAVKLLTNLSLGRGASLAMDTGFSDDRHGDVVVVRPMREYAAKEIAFYNHLFGVPTVFTPALDTKALEKASIHRVIERFLYGLQAEFPSTVSTVYRTGEKLSATPGDAGLAPGAAEPERCLLCSCALDTNVEDGSALQAVLVSEQLSQQRLPAASPAGRGCCQRAEEQRGCCMNTTAPGADARADFLPLLCYGCRLTIKDTTCLESLPLYVRSEAERRKRRAAMKLEIQEFLLEDEAVNPGES, encoded by the exons ATGCTTGGGAAGAATCGTGCCATTTACCCAGGAGAGAAG GTTCTTCTTGCGTTATCGGGCGGACCTGCATCCAGCTCAATGCTTCGACAAGTCCAAGAG GGGCTGAGTCGGGAGACAGCCAAGAAACTGCGCTTTATACCAGGCATCATCTACATCGACG AGGGAGCTGTGTGCGGACAAAGCCTGGCTGAGAGAGCGGAGACGCTGCTCCAGATGGAGACCATCCTGCAAGCCTCAGGGTTCCCATATCACCTGGCCCACCTAGAAGAG GTGTTTGACTTGCCCAGCTCCATCCTGCAGCGTGTGCCGCACAATCCCGCAGGCCCCAAGAACAGCTACAAGGAGGCGGTGGAGGGCTTCATCCGccagcagaggcaggaggagggcggaggcccctctctgcctgagagGCAGATCCAAGAGAAGCTTGCTGAGTTCTGCATGCAAGATATGCCCAGAATGGAGGGGCTGGCCACAGTCCAGACCGAGCAGCTGATCCAGCTCTTTGGGTCTGTGAAGACGTTGACGGCTAAAGAAGAGCTGCTGCAGACCCTGCG CAACCACCTGATCCTGCACACAGCCAGGGCCCAAGGGTACTCCAAGGTCATGATGGGAGACAGCTGCACCCGCCTGGCTGTCAAACTGTTGACCAACCTCTCTCTGGGGCGGGGAGCCTCCCTTGCCATGGACACG GGCTTCTCGGACGATCGCCATGGCGACGTGGTGGTGGTGCGGCCCATGAGGGAGTACGCGGCCAAGGAAATAGCCTTCTACAACCACCTGTTTGGCGTTCCCACGGTCTTCACTCCTGCCTTGGACACCAAG GCCCTGGAGAAGGCCAGCATCCACCGGGTGATCGAGCGCTTCCTCTACGGGCTGCAGGCAGAGTTCCCCTCGACCGTCAGCACCGTGTACCG GACGGGCGAGAAGCTGAGTGCGACCCCTGGAGATGCCGGCCTTGCCCCTGGTGCCGCTGAGCCTGAGCGCTGCCTCCTCTGTTCGTGCGCCCTGGACACTAATGTGG AGGACGGCTCTGCTTTGCAAGCAGTCCTGGTCTCGGAGCAGCTCTCCCAGCAGAGGCTGCCAGCTGCGTCGCCTGCCGGGCGAGGGTGCTGCCAGAGGGCAGAGGAGCAGAGAGGGTGCTGCATGAACACGACCGCTCCAGG GGCCGACGCCCGGGCCgacttcctgcccctgctctgctatGGCTGCAGACTGACCATCAAGGACACG ACCTGCCTGGAGAGCCTCCCGCTCTACGTCCGCTCAGAGGCAGAGCGCAGGAAACGCAG GGCCGCGATGAAGCTGGAAATCCAGGAGTTCTTGCTGGAAGATGAAGCTGTGAATCCGGGTGAGAGCTGA